One Mus musculus strain C57BL/6J chromosome Y, GRCm38.p6 C57BL/6J DNA segment encodes these proteins:
- the Srsy gene encoding serine-rich, secreted, Y-linked → MTNINFATSDSAKGACRCSPSHEVGLRSPLPSQGIHRPSKSTETPSEKAPSDQWDTKASNSEHEVDKPSSILTEEFMRTTLSHEDSLRHHTFLMRFPDTLLLPKENRGKPLFPKEPCKLPLQIKNALSHLQMETVPIEVCNTHHHRKRISAILFLLRRTQNIFLMSKRERQLPEVQNGSP, encoded by the coding sequence atgactaacataaacttcgccacttctgattctgctaaaggagcctgcagatgctcaccatctcatgaggtgggcctcagaagtcccctaccaagccaaggcattcacagaccatctaagtctactgaaaccccatcagaaaaagccccttctgaccaatgggacaccaaagcttccaattcagagcatgaggttgacaagccatcttccatccttacagaagagttcatgcgaaccactctttctcatgaagacagcctcaggcatcacaccttcctcatgagattcccagacacgctacttctaccaaaagaaaacagaggaaagcctctgtttcccaaggagccctgcaaacttcccctacagatcaagaatgcattgagtcatctccagatggagacagtccccatagaggtgtgcaacactcatcatcaccgcaagaggatatcagccattctttttctactaaggaggactcaaaacatattcctaatgtccaagagggagagacaacttccagaagtgcaaaacgggagcccatag